A single genomic interval of Pyrus communis chromosome 7, drPyrComm1.1, whole genome shotgun sequence harbors:
- the LOC137740899 gene encoding probable lipid-A-disaccharide synthase, mitochondrial isoform X2 — MLRRSSGMWFRKLWNVNGENFVGFSRLIRRNASGSSRSVIDMAVRDGELRVFIVSGEVSGDTIGSRLMMSLKNLCPVPVRFSGVGGLMMSKQGLKSLFPMEDIAVMGLLELLPHLNRIRVKLLETVEAVLLFQPHVVVTVDSKGFSFRLLKQLRARYNQQRFDAPVHFHYVAPSFWAWKGGEARLRGLAGFVDHVLCILPNEEEVCRSNGLAATFVGHPILEDVLELKSDTSPHEWKIEGNCEDFRRRHAIPAGAKVISLLPGSRLQEVTRMLCIFANAMGLLKVSLPELVTVIHVAPNQHVKNYVAGITNKWPVPTILIPGGSLHQKYDAFSASIVALCASGTVALEMQLAQLPCVVAYRAHFLTEWIIRYKAKIPYISLPNILMDSPIIPEALFQACTPTNLASLILDLIHDDGLREKQIVAAGKVIRLLCAPARNSDELLEQHQGGRFPHNTPSMIAATAILHQAKP; from the exons ATGCTCAGGAGATCTTCAGGAATGTGGTTCAGAAAATTATGGAATGTGAATGGTGAGAATTTTGTGGGGTTTTCAAGGCTAATCAGAAGAAATGCATCAGGTTCAAGCAGAAGTGTGATAGACATGGCTGTTAGAGATGGGGAGCTGAGGGTTTTCATAGTCTCTGGAGAGGTTTCTGGGGACACCATTGGCTCTCGTCTCATGATGTCTCTGAAGAATCTCTGTCCTGTTCCTGTCCGCTTTTCCGGTGTTGGAGG GTTGATGATGTCCAAGCAAGGATTAAAGTCGCTGTTTCCGATGGAGGATATTGCAGTGATGGGATTATTGGAGTTATTGCCTCATCTGAATAGGATCAGA GTGAAGCTGCTGGAGACAGTAGAGGCTGTTCTTTTGTTTCAACCTCATGTTGTTGTGACAGTGGATTCAAAGGGTTTCTCTTTCCGCCTCTTAAAACAGTTACGGG CTAGATACAATCAGCAACGATTCGATGCTCCAGTACACTTCCACTATGTAGCACCGTCATTCTGGGCTTGGAAAGGGGGTGAAGCAAGACTCCGAGGCCTGGCTGGATTTGTGGATCATGTCTTGTGTATacttccaaatgaagaagaagtttGCAGATCAAATGGACTGGCTGCAACCTTTGTGGGCCACCCCATTTTGGAGGATGTTTTGGAGCTGAAATCA GACACTTCACCCCATGAATGGAAGATAGAAGGAAACTGTGAAGATTTCCGAAGGAGACATGCAATACCAGCAG GAGCCAAAGTCATTTCCTTGCTTCCTGGAAGCAGATTACAAGAGGTCACCAGAATGCTTTGTATCTTCGCAAACGCTATGGGATTATTAAAAGTGTCACTTCCTGAGTTAGTAACAGTCATCCATGTCGCTCCAAATCAGCATGTGAAGAACTATGTTGCTGGAATCACTAACAAGTGGCCTGTGCCCACTATATTGATTCCAGGAGGATCCCTGCACCAAAAATATGATGCATTCAGT GCAAGTATCGTTGCATTATGTGCTTCTGGAACGGTTGCCTTGGAGATGCAGCTTGCACAGTTACCATGTGTAGTCGCTTATCGAGCTCATTTCCTAACTGAGTGGATTATTCGTTATAAAGCCAAGATACCTTACATCTCTCTCCCAAATATTCTCATGGATTCACCTATTATACCTGAAGCTCTCTTTCAAGCGTGCACTCCGACAAACCTAGCCTCATTGATCTT GGATTTGATACATGACGATGGCCTCCGAGAAAAGCAGATTGTTGCCGCTGGGAAGGTTATCAGACTTCTTTGCGCTCCGGCCAGAAATTCAGATGAGTTGTTAGAGCAGCATCAAGGGGGGAGGTTTCCCCATAACACACCAAGTATGATAGCAGCAACTGCAATACTGCACCAAGCAAAGCCATAA
- the LOC137740897 gene encoding GDSL esterase/lipase At2g42990-like, translating into MAFVYISWFLLTQILLQVAKHVAKVPAVIVFGDSSVDSGNNNGISTLLKSNFKPYGRDFDGGQPTGRFSNGRVPPDFVSEAFGLKTSVPAYLDPKFGISDFVNGVCFASAGTGYDNATSDVLNVIPLWKEVEYYKEYQNKLKAYVGHDKAKEILTEALYLISLGTNDFLENYYLLPRRRMQFTVRQYEDFLVGLSKNFIREIYSLGVRKISLTGLPPMGCLPLERASNFMAIDECMQEYNNVAVEFNGKLKNMVAKLNQELPGLRMLFTEKIYPLFYQIIKTPSSYGFEYADKACCATGTFEMSYLCNQNNPYTCADASKFVFWDAFHPTEKTNKILADHVIGDLLDTFN; encoded by the exons ATGGCATTCGTATACATTTCATGGTTTCTTTTAACTCAAATCCTGCTTCAAGTTGCAAAACATGTGGCTAAAGTTCCAGCAGTTATTGTGTTTGGGGACTCATCTGTGGATTCTGGGAACAACAATGGGATTTCCACACTTCTGAAGAGCAACTTCAAGCCGTATGGCCGTGACTTTGACGGTGGTCAGCCGACAGGGAGGTTCTCCAATGGCCGAGTTCCACCGGATTTTGTTTCCGAGGCTTTCGGGCTCAAAACTTCGGTCCCTGCATACTTGGACCCCAAGTTTGGCATTTCAGATTTTGTCAATGGTGTTTGCTTTGCTTCTGCTGGAACTGGCTATGATAATGCAACTTCTGATGTGCTA AATGTGATACCACTGTGGAAAGAAGTGGAGTACTACAAGGAGTACCAGAACAAACTCAAAGCCTATGTTGGCCATGACAAGGCAAAAGAGATTCTGACAGAGGCCTTATACTTGATAAGCTTAGGAACAAACGACTTCCTCGAGAACTACTACTTATTGCCCCGCCGGCGAATGCAATTCACAGTCCGGCAGTACGAGGATTTCCTCGTTGGACTTTCCAAAAACTTCATTAGGGAAATCTACAGTCTAGGGGTCAGGAAAATATCCCTAACTGGGCTTCCTCCAATGGGGTGTTTGCCATTAGAGAGAGCCAGCAATTTCATGGCAATTGATGAATGCATGCAGGAATATAACAATGTGGCTGTGGAATTTAATGGGAAATTGAAAAATATGGTGGCAAAGCTGAATCAAGAGCTTCCAGGGCTTAGAATGCTATTTACAGAAAAAATATATCCGCTGTTCTACCAAATCATCAAAACACCTTCATCATATG GATTTGAGTATGCTGACAAGGCATGTTGTGCTACTGGGACATTCGAGATGAGTTACCTCTGTAATCAGAACAACCCATATACGTGCGCAGATGCAAGTAAGTTCGTATTTTGGGATGCCTTCCATCCAACGGAGAAAACAAATAAGATACTCGCAGACCATGTAATTGGCGATCTTTTAGACacctttaattga
- the LOC137740899 gene encoding probable lipid-A-disaccharide synthase, mitochondrial isoform X1: MLRRSSGMWFRKLWNVNGENFVGFSRLIRRNASGSSRSVIDMAVRDGELRVFIVSGEVSGDTIGSRLMMSLKNLCPVPVRFSGVGGLMMSKQGLKSLFPMEDIAVMGLLELLPHLNRIRVKLLETVEAVLLFQPHVVVTVDSKGFSFRLLKQLRARYNQQRFDAPVHFHYVAPSFWAWKGGEARLRGLAGFVDHVLCILPNEEEVCRSNGLAATFVGHPILEDVLELKSKDTSPHEWKIEGNCEDFRRRHAIPAGAKVISLLPGSRLQEVTRMLCIFANAMGLLKVSLPELVTVIHVAPNQHVKNYVAGITNKWPVPTILIPGGSLHQKYDAFSASIVALCASGTVALEMQLAQLPCVVAYRAHFLTEWIIRYKAKIPYISLPNILMDSPIIPEALFQACTPTNLASLILDLIHDDGLREKQIVAAGKVIRLLCAPARNSDELLEQHQGGRFPHNTPSMIAATAILHQAKP, translated from the exons ATGCTCAGGAGATCTTCAGGAATGTGGTTCAGAAAATTATGGAATGTGAATGGTGAGAATTTTGTGGGGTTTTCAAGGCTAATCAGAAGAAATGCATCAGGTTCAAGCAGAAGTGTGATAGACATGGCTGTTAGAGATGGGGAGCTGAGGGTTTTCATAGTCTCTGGAGAGGTTTCTGGGGACACCATTGGCTCTCGTCTCATGATGTCTCTGAAGAATCTCTGTCCTGTTCCTGTCCGCTTTTCCGGTGTTGGAGG GTTGATGATGTCCAAGCAAGGATTAAAGTCGCTGTTTCCGATGGAGGATATTGCAGTGATGGGATTATTGGAGTTATTGCCTCATCTGAATAGGATCAGA GTGAAGCTGCTGGAGACAGTAGAGGCTGTTCTTTTGTTTCAACCTCATGTTGTTGTGACAGTGGATTCAAAGGGTTTCTCTTTCCGCCTCTTAAAACAGTTACGGG CTAGATACAATCAGCAACGATTCGATGCTCCAGTACACTTCCACTATGTAGCACCGTCATTCTGGGCTTGGAAAGGGGGTGAAGCAAGACTCCGAGGCCTGGCTGGATTTGTGGATCATGTCTTGTGTATacttccaaatgaagaagaagtttGCAGATCAAATGGACTGGCTGCAACCTTTGTGGGCCACCCCATTTTGGAGGATGTTTTGGAGCTGAAATCA aaGGACACTTCACCCCATGAATGGAAGATAGAAGGAAACTGTGAAGATTTCCGAAGGAGACATGCAATACCAGCAG GAGCCAAAGTCATTTCCTTGCTTCCTGGAAGCAGATTACAAGAGGTCACCAGAATGCTTTGTATCTTCGCAAACGCTATGGGATTATTAAAAGTGTCACTTCCTGAGTTAGTAACAGTCATCCATGTCGCTCCAAATCAGCATGTGAAGAACTATGTTGCTGGAATCACTAACAAGTGGCCTGTGCCCACTATATTGATTCCAGGAGGATCCCTGCACCAAAAATATGATGCATTCAGT GCAAGTATCGTTGCATTATGTGCTTCTGGAACGGTTGCCTTGGAGATGCAGCTTGCACAGTTACCATGTGTAGTCGCTTATCGAGCTCATTTCCTAACTGAGTGGATTATTCGTTATAAAGCCAAGATACCTTACATCTCTCTCCCAAATATTCTCATGGATTCACCTATTATACCTGAAGCTCTCTTTCAAGCGTGCACTCCGACAAACCTAGCCTCATTGATCTT GGATTTGATACATGACGATGGCCTCCGAGAAAAGCAGATTGTTGCCGCTGGGAAGGTTATCAGACTTCTTTGCGCTCCGGCCAGAAATTCAGATGAGTTGTTAGAGCAGCATCAAGGGGGGAGGTTTCCCCATAACACACCAAGTATGATAGCAGCAACTGCAATACTGCACCAAGCAAAGCCATAA